Proteins from one Octopus bimaculoides isolate UCB-OBI-ISO-001 chromosome 19, ASM119413v2, whole genome shotgun sequence genomic window:
- the LOC106882954 gene encoding LHFPL tetraspan subfamily member 6 protein isoform X2, with product MSSLSGVGVVWAFLSFVASAAASVGLYMPFWLEGKTKGSVPVYFGLFRRCNYPTLSSSGSIIIVEECGRYTTFMDIPSLASQIATITIGTGCGVAVIVSLTALMALCVSDLISEKLAKIAGIVQFVAGE from the coding sequence ATGTCGAGTTTAAGTGGAGTTGGCGTCGTGTGGGCATTCCTGTCGTTTGTGGCATCGGCCGCGGCCAGTGTTGGACTTTACATGCCGTTTTGGCTGGAGGGCAAGACAAAGGGATCGGTCCCCGTGTATTTCGGATTGTTCAGGAGATGTAACTATCCGACCCTTTCTAGTTCAGGATCAATTATTATTGTCGAAGAGTGTGGACGTTACACAACTTTCATGGACATACCCAGCCTTGCCTCACAGATAGCTACCATCACCATCGGGACTGGGTGTGGTGTTGCTGTTATCGTCTCTCTTACCGCTCTCATGGCACTTTGTGTTAGCGATCTTATATCGGAAAAACTTGCCAAAATTGCTGGAATCGTACAATTTGTTGCAg